One window of Helicobacter sp. MIT 99-5507 genomic DNA carries:
- the purL gene encoding phosphoribosylformylglycinamidine synthase subunit PurL — protein MIQNINEVLNNHKLSLNDYENIKEILGREPNLVEIGIFSAMWSEHCSYKSSKIYLRNFPTTAPYVVQGPGENAGIIDIGNGYCAVFKMESHNHPSFIEPHAGAATGVGGILRDIFTMGARPIASLDSIRFGDITDKKERKRHKYLLSGVVAGIGDYGNCMGVPTIGGETSFEACYNGNILVNAFNLGIVKKENIFYGRAEGNKNSIIYVGSKTGRDGLGGAVMSSDSFNEDSKNLRPTVQVGDPFSEKLLLEACLEVFSKDLIIGIQDMGAAGLTSSSFEMASRASNGNVKSGMRLYLDKVPTREENMTPYELMLSESQERMLLCAKSGKEQEIIDIFKKWEVSAEIIGEVIDGGNMELYFNGDLCAEIPIAPLSDAAPVLQKKVEYPKYLDELHDFNFIPSTKSQNEIFKEIISCVDICDKSWIYNQYDSSILTNTILGSGNGDASVIRIKENGKLLALNLYCNPRYCYLDPKEGAKIAVATAGRNCATRGALPLSITDCLNFGNPNNPNVMWQFKESCEGIAEACSILNTPVVSGNVSLYNQSDNIDIYPTPSIGMVGIIDNIADFRDSAIKQKGNLLLIVGELKEEFGGSLLLKITRNQIKGIPPRINLYKEASLWKFLKDSLPFIKSAKSIKEGGAAISLAKMALFGGFGIDVEFNITKDIIFSESQSCACIEISDKDLDSINKIANKYSIPYQIVGKVGNKGANINIDSIVITQNEARELYFNSFSKLMQNGTN, from the coding sequence ATGATACAAAATATAAATGAAGTCCTAAATAACCATAAATTAAGTTTGAATGATTATGAAAATATCAAAGAGATTCTAGGAAGAGAGCCTAATCTAGTTGAAATTGGAATCTTTTCTGCTATGTGGAGCGAGCATTGTAGTTATAAATCAAGCAAGATTTATTTGCGAAATTTTCCTACAACTGCACCTTATGTAGTCCAAGGTCCTGGTGAAAACGCTGGAATTATTGATATTGGTAATGGATATTGTGCTGTATTTAAAATGGAATCTCACAATCACCCAAGCTTTATTGAGCCACATGCTGGAGCTGCAACTGGTGTAGGTGGAATTTTAAGAGATATTTTTACTATGGGCGCAAGACCAATTGCGAGCTTAGATTCTATTAGATTTGGAGATATTACTGATAAAAAAGAAAGAAAAAGACATAAATATTTACTTAGTGGTGTTGTAGCTGGGATTGGTGATTATGGTAATTGTATGGGTGTGCCAACAATTGGTGGTGAGACAAGCTTTGAGGCGTGCTATAATGGAAATATACTTGTAAATGCATTTAATCTAGGTATCGTTAAAAAAGAAAATATATTTTATGGAAGAGCAGAAGGAAATAAAAATTCTATCATTTATGTAGGTAGCAAAACAGGACGTGATGGGCTCGGTGGTGCTGTAATGAGTAGTGATAGTTTTAATGAAGATTCTAAAAACCTTCGTCCTACCGTGCAAGTTGGCGATCCTTTTAGTGAAAAGCTATTGCTTGAGGCTTGTTTGGAAGTATTTAGCAAGGATTTGATTATTGGAATCCAAGATATGGGGGCAGCTGGACTTACTAGCTCAAGCTTTGAAATGGCAAGTAGAGCAAGTAATGGCAATGTAAAAAGTGGAATGAGACTTTATCTTGATAAAGTGCCAACTAGAGAAGAAAATATGACGCCTTATGAATTAATGCTAAGTGAATCTCAAGAAAGAATGTTGCTTTGTGCAAAAAGCGGAAAAGAGCAAGAAATCATTGATATATTCAAAAAATGGGAAGTGAGTGCAGAAATCATTGGTGAAGTAATTGATGGTGGGAATATGGAGCTTTATTTTAATGGTGATTTGTGTGCGGAGATTCCCATAGCTCCACTTAGTGATGCTGCACCAGTATTGCAAAAGAAAGTAGAATATCCAAAGTATTTAGATGAACTTCATGATTTTAATTTTATTCCAAGCACAAAAAGTCAAAATGAAATTTTCAAAGAGATCATATCCTGTGTGGATATTTGTGATAAATCATGGATTTATAATCAATATGATAGTTCAATTTTAACAAATACGATTCTAGGTAGTGGAAATGGCGATGCAAGTGTAATTAGAATAAAAGAAAATGGAAAATTGCTTGCATTAAATCTATATTGCAATCCTAGATATTGCTATCTTGATCCAAAAGAGGGAGCAAAGATAGCTGTTGCAACTGCAGGAAGAAATTGTGCTACTCGTGGAGCTTTGCCGCTTAGTATCACTGATTGTTTAAATTTTGGTAATCCTAATAATCCAAATGTTATGTGGCAATTTAAAGAATCTTGTGAAGGAATAGCGGAGGCTTGCAGTATTTTAAATACACCTGTTGTAAGTGGAAATGTTTCGCTTTATAATCAAAGTGATAATATAGACATATACCCAACTCCAAGTATTGGCATGGTAGGCATTATAGATAATATAGCTGATTTTAGAGATTCTGCAATCAAGCAAAAAGGCAATTTATTGCTTATTGTAGGTGAGCTAAAAGAGGAATTTGGTGGTAGTTTATTATTGAAGATAACAAGAAATCAAATAAAGGGCATTCCACCTAGAATCAATCTCTACAAAGAAGCATCGCTATGGAAATTTTTAAAAGATTCTCTACCATTTATAAAATCAGCTAAAAGCATTAAAGAAGGTGGAGCTGCTATTAGTTTAGCTAAAATGGCATTGTTTGGTGGATTTGGGATTGATGTTGAATTTAATATTACAAAAGATATTATTTTTAGTGAATCTCAAAGCTGTGCTTGCATAGAAATATCTGACAAAGATTTAGATTCTATTAATAAAATAGCAAATAAATATAGCATTCCTTACCAAATAGTAGGAAAAGTAGGCAATAAAGGTGCTAATATCAATATAGATTCTATAGTTATTACACAAAATGAAGCAAGAGAACTTTATTTTAATTCATTTAGTAAATTAATGCAAAATGGCACAAATTAG
- a CDS encoding TolC family protein has protein sequence MKRYFLVVSLMCFALFAESLYENPEQGLIIEKQGKRLYDSSLNFDKRVNTAMQKPLNDIFIPVLKPDSTIKDVLDVYDDTEGVLSLKELLDKAKDNYTLQAKDIAIRSAEATRSSVYGSYLPSLDVGYSFNSTKRNTTSWQPSMNNHSAKASLNWVLFDGAAREFSLLSNNALVRAAIADKGYSQETLFLQVISAYYDYFTLKGQIIAMEQKKVNIAANVARIQVLYEAGLETIDAIEALKAELSLTEYQLESLRLNFEQIKLQLSLYTNTDVNKLKLASIANPQYKTIQSLNITMQEEQAQSVEHQIGTLTYWPTISLFDTFTWNFKMDNISSNPLASFSYPKEQNVFGVSVTWNIFSGFSTNRQKESLRLQNLMLQKGIEYAKIEQENNIKFYKKSIEAALSQIRSAEASLKSASISFESISQKYNAQLINYNDYLDSLSAKYNAEATYIQSLNNYELQKANYIFYSGQTLSDYVN, from the coding sequence ATGAAGCGTTATTTCCTTGTAGTTAGCCTTATGTGTTTTGCATTATTCGCAGAATCACTATATGAAAATCCTGAACAAGGTTTGATTATAGAAAAACAGGGTAAAAGACTATATGATAGTAGCTTAAATTTTGATAAACGTGTTAATACGGCTATGCAAAAGCCATTAAATGATATTTTTATACCAGTATTAAAACCAGATTCAACAATAAAAGATGTATTAGATGTATATGATGATACTGAAGGTGTGCTAAGTCTAAAAGAATTATTAGATAAAGCAAAGGATAATTATACATTGCAAGCAAAAGATATTGCAATACGAAGTGCAGAAGCTACTAGATCTTCTGTTTATGGGAGCTATTTGCCTAGTCTTGATGTAGGATATAGCTTTAATAGCACTAAAAGAAATACAACATCTTGGCAACCTAGCATGAATAATCATTCAGCAAAAGCAAGTTTGAATTGGGTTTTGTTTGATGGTGCTGCAAGAGAGTTTTCTTTGCTATCTAATAATGCTTTAGTTCGTGCAGCAATAGCTGATAAAGGATATTCTCAAGAAACATTATTTTTACAAGTAATTAGTGCGTATTATGATTATTTTACGCTAAAAGGTCAAATTATAGCAATGGAGCAAAAAAAAGTTAATATTGCTGCAAATGTAGCGAGAATCCAAGTTTTGTATGAAGCGGGATTAGAGACTATAGATGCGATAGAAGCTCTAAAAGCAGAATTGAGTTTAACTGAATATCAATTAGAATCTTTGAGATTAAATTTTGAGCAAATTAAACTTCAATTATCACTTTACACAAATACTGATGTAAATAAATTAAAATTAGCTTCTATTGCAAATCCGCAGTATAAAACAATACAAAGTTTAAATATCACTATGCAAGAAGAACAAGCCCAAAGTGTAGAACATCAAATAGGGACTTTGACATATTGGCCTACGATTTCTTTATTTGATACTTTTACTTGGAATTTTAAGATGGATAATATATCTAGCAATCCGCTTGCGTCGTTTTCTTATCCAAAGGAACAAAATGTATTTGGTGTTAGTGTGACTTGGAATATATTTAGTGGTTTTAGCACAAATAGACAAAAAGAATCTCTAAGATTACAGAATCTAATGCTACAAAAAGGCATAGAGTATGCAAAAATTGAGCAAGAAAATAATATTAAATTTTATAAAAAATCAATAGAAGCAGCTTTATCGCAGATACGCAGTGCAGAAGCTTCACTCAAATCAGCAAGTATTTCATTTGAGAGTATTTCACAAAAATACAATGCACAGCTTATTAATTATAATGATTATTTAGATTCTCTAAGTGCTAAATATAATGCAGAAGCAACATATATCCAAAGTCTAAATAATTATGAATTACAAAAAGCAAATTATATTTTTTATAGTGGTCAAACACTTAGTGATTATGTTAATTAA
- a CDS encoding molybdenum cofactor biosynthesis protein MoaE — translation MELQIFNGALNTSEIYATWENEARKQNCGALSVFTGIVRGENNITHLSFDIYLPILQAWFDTWQIKAKELQTTIYMAHSSGDVKIGKSSYMCGLISKNRKSVLSLYNDFIEDFKTNAPIWKYDIIDGKRIYALHRSFELKGARLV, via the coding sequence ATGGAATTGCAAATATTTAATGGCGCATTAAATACAAGTGAGATTTATGCTACTTGGGAAAATGAAGCAAGAAAACAAAATTGTGGAGCATTGAGCGTATTTACCGGCATTGTTCGTGGTGAAAATAATATTACACATCTTAGTTTTGATATATATTTGCCAATATTACAAGCTTGGTTTGATACTTGGCAGATAAAAGCAAAAGAGTTGCAAACTACAATATATATGGCACATTCAAGTGGTGATGTAAAGATTGGAAAATCATCTTATATGTGTGGGTTGATTTCAAAAAATAGAAAAAGTGTTTTATCCTTATACAATGATTTTATAGAAGATTTTAAAACAAATGCTCCAATTTGGAAATATGACATTATAGATGGAAAGAGAATCTACGCCTTACATAGAAGCTTTGAATTAAAGGGAGCTAGGCTTGTATGA
- a CDS encoding MoaD/ThiS family protein, giving the protein MVKVNFLGPIGLDSIECKAKNFKELKEELSKIEALKEWLPLCAIALNDKIVQDSNNITFNQNDIISLLPPVCGG; this is encoded by the coding sequence ATGGTTAAAGTAAATTTCCTAGGTCCAATAGGACTAGATTCTATTGAATGCAAAGCTAAAAATTTTAAAGAATTAAAAGAAGAGTTAAGTAAAATTGAAGCATTAAAAGAGTGGTTGCCACTATGTGCAATAGCACTAAATGATAAAATAGTGCAAGATTCTAATAATATCACTTTTAATCAAAATGACATAATCTCCCTTCTTCCTCCTGTATGTGGTGGCTAA
- a CDS encoding efflux RND transporter periplasmic adaptor subunit, whose product MRKILYIFLFLCASLYGEDVYATFVSQGVKEANLKLNSSGSVDSIMVDIGSRVKKGDILLKIQNNTQIQNVNIQKAQVDATEQTYQFQKNQFERYEQSRNAVDRNTYEQIYFNFKKTESDFKVAQATLKYQEELLANTYLKAPFDGVIASKSIEIGDGVAQNSTELFKLISNDIKLVLEFDSKYAGKVKVGDTYTFSIDGSNDKRSVKITKIYPSIDTQNRRLKAEALVSNMMSGIFGDGYIRTK is encoded by the coding sequence ATGAGAAAGATTCTATATATATTTTTATTTTTATGTGCTAGCCTTTATGGTGAAGATGTGTATGCTACATTTGTATCACAAGGTGTAAAAGAAGCTAATCTAAAGCTTAATTCATCTGGAAGCGTAGATTCTATAATGGTTGATATAGGATCAAGAGTAAAAAAAGGTGATATATTATTAAAGATTCAAAACAATACTCAAATCCAAAATGTAAATATACAAAAAGCTCAAGTTGATGCAACAGAGCAAACATATCAATTTCAAAAAAATCAATTTGAAAGATATGAGCAAAGTAGAAATGCTGTCGATAGAAATACTTATGAACAAATATATTTTAATTTTAAAAAGACAGAAAGTGATTTTAAAGTTGCACAAGCTACTTTAAAATACCAAGAAGAATTACTTGCAAATACATATCTTAAAGCTCCATTTGATGGGGTGATAGCAAGTAAGTCAATCGAGATTGGTGATGGCGTAGCTCAAAATAGCACAGAATTATTCAAGCTAATTAGTAATGACATAAAATTAGTTCTTGAGTTTGATTCTAAATATGCAGGAAAAGTAAAGGTTGGAGATACATATACATTTTCAATCGATGGTTCTAATGATAAAAGAAGTGTAAAAATTACAAAAATATATCCAAGCATAGATACTCAAAATAGAAGACTAAAGGCTGAAGCATTAGTAAGTAATATGATGTCTGGAATCTTTGGTGATGGGTATATAAGGACTAAATAA
- the mobB gene encoding molybdopterin-guanine dinucleotide biosynthesis protein B, protein MTKIISFSGISNSGKTTLIENLCKILIPTYQVGVIKHDPKNKAIFDKEGKDSYKFFQSGANVAIVSPKQTNIRFNNNLDNNEIINILNTNKMLDYIFIEGFKTMPYKKICVIRGDFVQSDLDLCDAIATTKQYKNNFKNKIVLDLDNYKEILQWINNE, encoded by the coding sequence ATGACAAAAATTATTAGTTTTAGTGGAATATCAAATAGTGGCAAAACAACGTTAATTGAAAATCTATGCAAGATTCTAATCCCAACATATCAAGTCGGTGTGATAAAACATGACCCAAAAAATAAAGCTATATTCGATAAAGAAGGAAAAGATAGTTATAAATTCTTTCAAAGTGGTGCAAATGTAGCAATAGTATCACCAAAACAAACTAATATCAGATTTAATAATAATTTAGACAATAATGAAATCATAAATATTTTAAATACAAATAAAATGCTAGATTATATTTTTATCGAAGGATTTAAAACTATGCCATATAAAAAGATATGTGTTATTAGAGGTGATTTTGTCCAAAGTGATTTGGATTTATGTGATGCAATCGCAACAACAAAACAATATAAAAATAATTTCAAAAATAAAATCGTGCTTGATTTAGATAATTATAAAGAAATATTACAATGGATAAATAATGAATAA
- the moaC gene encoding cyclic pyranopterin monophosphate synthase MoaC — MKLTHINDNNNPMMVDVSSKDISKRVAIARGEISMSKAAFDIVINNKAKKGPVIDTAIIAAIMGAKKTSDLIPMCHPLFLSKIDCKAEFKVDEKNDLYMIVLEVEAKCESKTGVEMEALSGVSIGLLTIYDMLKAIDKSMTISNIALISKSGGKSGDYQR; from the coding sequence TTGAAACTTACACATATCAATGATAATAATAATCCAATGATGGTTGATGTATCTTCTAAAGATATTAGTAAAAGAGTTGCTATAGCTCGTGGTGAAATATCAATGAGCAAAGCAGCCTTTGATATAGTTATAAACAATAAAGCAAAGAAAGGTCCAGTAATAGATACAGCTATTATTGCTGCGATTATGGGAGCAAAAAAAACAAGTGATTTGATACCTATGTGTCATCCACTATTTTTAAGCAAAATTGATTGCAAAGCAGAATTTAAAGTCGATGAAAAAAATGATCTGTATATGATTGTATTAGAAGTAGAGGCAAAATGCGAAAGCAAAACAGGGGTTGAAATGGAGGCGTTAAGTGGTGTATCAATAGGATTGCTTACAATCTATGATATGCTTAAAGCTATTGATAAAAGTATGACTATTTCAAATATAGCATTAATATCCAAAAGTGGCGGTAAAAGCGGAGATTATCAACGATAA
- a CDS encoding efflux RND transporter permease subunit, translated as MYKIAISRPILTLVFALLLIFFGILALFRFPIALWPDIDFPIGVVMTSYPGANAETIETKVTDKVEEALSGIDGMDKITSITTQNTSLVIAQFVLDKPKEEAMSDLRDKVGSINFDDTNIKNPVVMKYDSNSSPIISIFVSTDKAPITDLMKVSDEIIKPTLERISGVAGTNAIGYRDRTIRIYPNITLMNKYNITYSELGNIIAAENVEIDGGKIQANEKEWIVTTDANAKKVEDLKQIRIRNNLKLGDIAEVVDYISEDTTYASVNGKMGVIFEVQKIAGKNDVEIADNVKKVLPKLQEQLKDYDIEVLKDTTEYIKQSIEEVKFDLILGAILATLIVFLFLRNFTMTIVAAVSLPVSIMGTFAFIQGLGESLNMLTMLALTLAIGIIIDDAIVVIENIHKKIEKGMPKIEAAYEGVREIGFAIIAISAMLLAVFVPIASMGEMIGRILQAFALSVVAAIIISYFVVVTVIPMISSLLVSPKESRFYTFTEPFFRKLDKIYVSMVKFTTRFKFSTLFAVAIFFILSLFLVSRLGFNFMVSEDTSEFNIFVETKPGITIEHMQEKVSIAQDIVMKDKDVRVASMQIGYNSSKNAYRSKIYVGLVSRDDRKGRTQFDIMADLTKQIRSALPDMQISASEISTLGGGGPNAPLQIIVKGDVQNDVTESSNKLIALLEGTKGITSVRTDTPDYAPQYTINVLRQNANKNNVSAQSIGSAINAAFSGQIQVSYFRENSKEYDIVLRVPDSERKTIDDLKYLQIPNANGDMVFIDGLIDIEETTLPASIKRYDRERNITIYGTIDQNQNTLNDILKDIENKKSDWLLDGVTYTLSGEAEYAQETLNQIIIAVVTAFILIYLILAALYESLIQPIIIMITLPLSFSGAFIGLYITGNSLSLFGLIGLMVLMGVVGKNATLVIDMANEFRKKGKSTDEAIILAGESRLRPILMTVFAMVFGMLPLALSSGAGSAMKYPIGISMIGGLIVSMFLSLLVVPAFYKIMVPIDEWFRKFYAKNLEFK; from the coding sequence ATGTATAAAATAGCCATATCAAGACCAATTTTAACACTAGTTTTTGCATTATTATTAATATTTTTTGGGATTCTAGCCCTTTTTAGATTCCCTATTGCCCTTTGGCCTGATATAGACTTCCCGATTGGTGTCGTCATGACAAGCTATCCGGGAGCAAATGCAGAAACAATTGAGACAAAAGTAACAGACAAAGTCGAAGAAGCACTAAGTGGGATAGATGGGATGGATAAAATCACATCTATAACAACGCAAAATACCTCATTAGTTATCGCGCAATTTGTCCTAGATAAACCAAAAGAAGAGGCAATGAGTGATTTAAGGGATAAAGTTGGTTCTATAAATTTTGATGATACAAATATAAAGAATCCTGTTGTTATGAAATATGACAGCAACTCCTCTCCTATTATTAGTATATTTGTTAGCACCGATAAAGCCCCAATAACTGATCTTATGAAAGTGTCTGATGAGATCATAAAGCCGACATTAGAGAGAATCTCAGGTGTTGCTGGGACGAATGCTATTGGTTATAGGGATAGGACAATCAGAATCTACCCTAATATCACCCTAATGAACAAATACAATATCACATATTCAGAATTAGGCAATATCATAGCTGCTGAAAATGTTGAAATAGATGGCGGTAAGATTCAGGCTAATGAGAAAGAATGGATCGTAACAACAGATGCAAACGCCAAAAAAGTCGAAGATTTAAAACAAATCAGAATCAGAAATAACCTAAAACTAGGTGATATAGCAGAAGTTGTTGATTATATAAGCGAAGATACCACTTATGCGTCTGTGAATGGGAAAATGGGTGTTATCTTTGAAGTCCAAAAAATCGCAGGAAAAAATGATGTCGAGATAGCAGACAATGTAAAAAAAGTCTTGCCTAAACTTCAAGAGCAGCTAAAAGACTATGATATAGAAGTTTTAAAAGATACTACGGAGTATATCAAACAATCAATCGAAGAAGTAAAATTTGACTTGATACTTGGTGCTATCCTTGCTACTTTGATAGTATTTTTATTCTTGCGTAATTTCACTATGACAATAGTTGCTGCTGTGAGCCTTCCAGTGTCAATTATGGGAACTTTTGCTTTTATTCAAGGGTTAGGAGAGAGCCTAAATATGCTAACAATGCTAGCACTTACCCTTGCCATTGGTATTATCATTGATGATGCGATTGTTGTAATAGAAAATATCCATAAAAAAATCGAAAAAGGTATGCCAAAAATCGAGGCAGCTTATGAGGGTGTCAGAGAAATAGGATTTGCAATTATTGCGATTTCTGCAATGCTTTTAGCTGTGTTTGTGCCTATTGCTTCAATGGGAGAAATGATAGGTAGAATCTTACAGGCTTTCGCATTATCGGTTGTTGCAGCGATCATAATTTCTTATTTTGTCGTTGTTACCGTTATCCCTATGATAAGCTCACTTTTGGTAAGCCCTAAAGAAAGCAGATTCTATACATTTACAGAGCCGTTCTTTAGAAAGCTGGATAAAATATATGTATCTATGGTTAAATTCACGACAAGATTCAAATTTAGCACATTATTTGCAGTCGCAATATTTTTTATATTATCGCTATTTTTAGTATCTAGACTTGGATTTAACTTTATGGTATCTGAAGACACAAGTGAATTTAATATCTTTGTTGAAACTAAACCAGGCATCACAATAGAACATATGCAAGAAAAAGTATCAATAGCACAAGATATAGTAATGAAAGATAAAGATGTAAGAGTGGCTAGCATGCAGATTGGCTACAATAGCTCAAAAAATGCATATAGATCAAAAATATATGTCGGTCTTGTATCACGAGATGATAGAAAAGGTAGAACTCAATTTGACATTATGGCAGACTTGACAAAACAAATAAGAAGTGCCCTGCCAGATATGCAAATCTCTGCATCTGAAATCTCAACTCTAGGTGGCGGTGGTCCAAATGCTCCTCTACAAATTATAGTAAAAGGAGATGTCCAAAATGATGTAACAGAATCTTCAAATAAACTAATAGCCTTGCTAGAGGGCACAAAAGGGATAACTAGCGTTAGGACAGATACACCAGATTATGCACCTCAATACACTATTAATGTATTGAGACAAAATGCAAATAAAAATAATGTCAGCGCGCAAAGTATCGGCTCGGCAATCAATGCTGCATTTTCTGGACAAATACAAGTATCCTATTTCAGAGAAAATTCTAAAGAATACGACATCGTCCTAAGGGTGCCAGATAGTGAGCGAAAAACGATAGATGATTTAAAATATTTGCAGATTCCAAATGCAAATGGCGACATGGTTTTCATAGATGGTTTGATAGATATAGAAGAAACAACGCTTCCAGCTTCAATCAAACGATATGATAGAGAACGAAATATCACAATTTATGGGACTATAGATCAAAATCAAAACACGTTAAATGATATTTTGAAAGATATAGAAAATAAAAAATCTGATTGGTTGCTTGATGGCGTGACTTATACGCTTAGTGGTGAGGCTGAATATGCACAAGAAACACTAAATCAAATTATTATTGCTGTTGTTACAGCATTTATCTTGATTTATCTGATTTTGGCAGCATTATATGAATCCTTAATCCAGCCTATTATCATTATGATTACATTGCCTTTATCTTTTTCTGGAGCATTTATTGGGCTTTATATTACGGGCAATAGCCTTAGCTTGTTCGGATTAATCGGGCTTATGGTGCTTATGGGTGTTGTTGGTAAAAACGCAACGCTAGTCATTGATATGGCAAATGAGTTTAGAAAGAAAGGTAAAAGCACTGATGAGGCTATCATTCTAGCAGGTGAATCGCGACTTCGTCCGATTTTGATGACGGTTTTTGCAATGGTATTTGGTATGCTCCCACTTGCGCTATCTAGCGGTGCAGGATCTGCGATGAAATATCCAATTGGAATCTCAATGATAGGCGGGCTTATCGTATCTATGTTCTTGAGCTTGCTTGTTGTGCCAGCATTTTATAAAATCATGGTTCCAATTGATGAGTGGTTTAGAAAATTCTATGCTAAGAATCTAGAATTTAAGTGA
- a CDS encoding molybdopterin molybdotransferase MoeA, producing MNRNITLNQALNLINNANINPLQNEKIFIHDSINRVLYDDIRAIESSPKFNTSSMDGYAFAYSDLEKLQNEGLEILSINKAGNNTECEATKGKCIKTFTGAKIPKNADTIAIVEQVYIKNNRIFLNKGEEVEPYKFIRKTAENYKKGDILIPKGSLINPFHIGILSQNNTIFLQVYRKPRISILTSGDEIAELGEIKENDNFIYSSNNHILYAITKALGCDSSIHNIIKDSRIDIKNAIESALQSSDMVITTGGMSKGDFDFTKEAIKEFGEVVFESVKIKPGKVVSYINCKDKHILALPGNPNSSVVSFLLFGRLILSKMLNLNTNIPIHKAKITNDIKILDSARLEFAPAQIKLVDGIYEAKIIENRQSYMINKLNGAMIIMDKKVNKGDLVDIIILDDLLKF from the coding sequence ATGAATAGAAATATTACATTAAATCAAGCGCTAAATTTGATAAATAATGCAAATATAAATCCGCTGCAAAATGAAAAAATATTTATTCATGATAGCATTAATAGAGTATTGTATGATGATATAAGAGCAATAGAATCTTCTCCAAAATTTAATACTTCAAGTATGGATGGATACGCATTTGCTTATAGTGATTTAGAAAAATTACAAAATGAGGGATTGGAGATTCTATCCATAAATAAAGCTGGTAATAATACTGAATGTGAAGCAACAAAAGGTAAATGTATAAAAACTTTTACCGGAGCAAAAATCCCAAAAAATGCAGATACAATAGCAATAGTAGAGCAAGTTTATATCAAAAATAATAGAATCTTTTTAAATAAAGGTGAAGAAGTTGAGCCGTATAAATTTATTAGAAAAACTGCTGAAAACTATAAAAAAGGAGATATTTTAATTCCAAAAGGAAGCTTAATAAATCCATTTCATATAGGAATCCTCTCGCAAAATAACACCATTTTTTTACAAGTTTATAGAAAACCTAGAATCTCAATTCTCACAAGTGGCGATGAAATAGCAGAACTTGGTGAAATAAAAGAAAATGATAATTTTATTTATAGCTCAAATAATCATATATTATATGCCATAACAAAAGCGCTTGGATGCGATAGCTCAATACATAATATAATAAAAGATTCTAGAATTGATATAAAAAATGCCATAGAATCTGCCTTGCAATCAAGTGATATGGTGATTACTACAGGTGGAATGAGCAAGGGTGATTTTGACTTTACAAAAGAAGCAATAAAAGAATTTGGTGAAGTTGTATTTGAGAGCGTAAAAATAAAGCCAGGCAAAGTAGTGTCATATATAAATTGCAAAGATAAGCATATATTGGCACTTCCTGGCAATCCAAATTCAAGTGTCGTATCATTTTTACTTTTTGGTAGATTGATATTATCAAAAATGCTAAATCTAAATACAAATATCCCAATACACAAAGCAAAAATAACAAATGATATAAAAATATTAGATTCTGCTAGATTAGAATTTGCTCCAGCACAAATAAAATTAGTTGATGGTATATATGAAGCAAAAATAATAGAAAATAGACAATCATATATGATAAACAAACTAAATGGAGCAATGATTATTATGGATAAAAAAGTAAATAAAGGTGATTTAGTGGATATAATCATTTTAGATGATTTATTAAAATTTTAA